Proteins from a genomic interval of Asticcacaulis sp. AND118:
- a CDS encoding DUF4197 domain-containing protein, with translation MDRRFFIAALISAGWTTTASAESDLSKIIKSVTASKGGLTNAQADSGLREALSLGAAAAVTRVGKTDGYWADNLIRIPLPDTLSKVQRTLKPLGMSGALDDVHLKMNRAAETAAPVAKSLFVNAIKALTIQDAIGIVRGGPTSGTQYLQKTTTPRLTTLFTPPIQTALQETGAVQALDRAIQRNGLNSYIKKEPKVYLSEFAVGKALGGLFHYVGTEETAIRTDPAKRTSAILKTVFG, from the coding sequence ATGGACCGGCGTTTTTTCATAGCGGCACTGATTTCGGCAGGATGGACGACGACGGCGTCGGCCGAAAGCGACCTGTCGAAGATCATCAAGTCGGTCACGGCGTCCAAGGGTGGGCTGACCAATGCGCAGGCCGATTCCGGGTTGCGTGAAGCCTTGTCGTTGGGGGCCGCCGCTGCCGTAACGCGCGTGGGGAAAACCGACGGTTACTGGGCCGACAATCTGATCCGCATTCCGCTGCCCGATACCTTGTCCAAGGTGCAAAGAACGTTGAAGCCGCTGGGGATGTCCGGCGCGCTCGATGACGTGCACCTCAAGATGAACCGTGCCGCCGAAACCGCCGCGCCGGTGGCTAAAAGCCTGTTTGTCAATGCGATCAAGGCCCTGACCATTCAGGACGCCATCGGCATCGTCAGGGGCGGACCGACCTCAGGTACGCAGTACCTGCAAAAGACGACGACGCCGCGCCTGACGACCCTGTTCACGCCGCCGATCCAGACAGCGCTTCAAGAGACGGGGGCGGTGCAGGCGCTCGACCGCGCCATTCAGCGCAACGGCCTGAACAGCTACATCAAGAAAGAGCCGAAGGTCTATCTGAGCGAGTTTGCCGTAGGCAAGGCGCTGGGCGGCCTGTTCCACTATGTGGGCACAGAAGAAACGGCCATCCGCACCGATCCGGCCAAGCGCACCAGCGCTATCCTCAAGACGGTGTTCGGATAG